In Promicromonospora sp. Populi, one genomic interval encodes:
- a CDS encoding gamma-glutamyltransferase family protein has translation MVGSTHWIATASAQSVLERGGNAFDAVVAGAFVLHVVEPHLNGPGGDMTGVFVTAEAPSAPRVLAGQGPAPAGATIEHYRSAGLDLVPGSGALAAAVPGSVDAWLLLLRDHGTWSLADVLAYAIGYARDGHPLLERVSGTLGAVADLFRDHWPSSAARWLPDGEVPAPGTVVTNPEYADLLDAVVAAGSAATSREEAIDAARGAWRERVGAAVEEFFATPHRHSDGGDHAGVLTAADIEGFEASYEDATTATFRGYTIAKTGAWGQGPALLAALKILEGFDDDALDPSTELGAHTVLEAQKLAMADRDVWYGDPAADDVPLSYLLSEDYAAGRRALITDAASRELRPGDVPGRPTPPAPVLRTEYATSAPAGSLPGAPGGGAAAGVGEPTVPAPTTEPDSPERTGATRGDTCHIDVVDRWGNIVSATPSGGWLQSSPTVPGLGFCLGTRLQMTWLDEASPSALTPGRRPRTTLTPTLVLRDGEPVIALGSPGGDQQDQWQLLFLLRVLVGGYTPQQAIDAPALHTTSFPGSFWPRTWTPGGAVVEDRLGDDIIAGLERRGHVVTRAGDWALGRLSAVTRDPATGLLGAAANPRGAQGYAAGR, from the coding sequence ATGGTGGGCTCCACCCACTGGATCGCCACCGCGAGTGCCCAGTCCGTGCTCGAACGGGGCGGCAACGCCTTCGACGCCGTGGTGGCCGGCGCGTTCGTGCTGCACGTCGTGGAGCCGCACCTGAACGGGCCGGGCGGCGACATGACCGGCGTCTTCGTGACCGCCGAGGCGCCGTCGGCCCCGCGTGTCCTGGCGGGACAGGGGCCCGCGCCCGCGGGCGCCACGATCGAGCACTACCGCTCCGCAGGCCTCGACCTGGTCCCGGGCTCGGGGGCGCTGGCGGCGGCGGTACCGGGCAGCGTCGACGCGTGGCTGCTGCTCCTGCGCGACCACGGCACCTGGTCCCTGGCGGACGTCCTGGCCTACGCGATCGGGTACGCCCGCGACGGCCATCCGCTGCTGGAGCGGGTGAGCGGCACCCTGGGTGCGGTGGCGGACCTGTTCCGGGACCACTGGCCCAGCTCTGCGGCGCGCTGGCTGCCCGACGGCGAGGTACCGGCCCCTGGCACGGTGGTCACGAACCCCGAGTACGCAGACCTGCTGGACGCAGTAGTCGCGGCGGGCTCAGCGGCGACGAGCCGCGAGGAGGCGATCGACGCCGCCCGCGGCGCCTGGCGCGAGCGGGTAGGCGCGGCCGTCGAGGAGTTCTTCGCCACGCCCCACCGGCACTCGGACGGCGGCGATCACGCCGGCGTCCTGACCGCCGCCGACATCGAGGGCTTCGAGGCGTCCTACGAGGACGCGACGACCGCGACGTTCCGCGGGTACACGATCGCCAAGACCGGCGCGTGGGGCCAAGGTCCGGCACTGTTGGCCGCCCTCAAGATCCTGGAGGGGTTCGACGACGACGCCCTCGACCCGTCCACGGAGCTCGGCGCCCACACGGTCCTTGAGGCGCAGAAGCTGGCGATGGCGGACCGCGACGTCTGGTACGGCGATCCCGCCGCGGACGACGTGCCGCTGAGCTACCTGCTCAGCGAGGACTACGCGGCCGGGCGCCGGGCGCTGATCACCGACGCCGCGAGCCGCGAGCTGCGCCCCGGCGACGTGCCCGGCCGCCCGACGCCGCCCGCGCCGGTGCTGCGCACCGAGTACGCCACCAGCGCCCCGGCCGGGTCGCTGCCGGGCGCGCCCGGGGGCGGGGCCGCGGCCGGAGTCGGCGAGCCGACGGTGCCGGCACCCACCACCGAGCCCGACTCCCCCGAGCGCACCGGCGCCACGCGCGGCGACACGTGCCACATCGACGTCGTGGACCGGTGGGGCAACATAGTCTCGGCCACGCCGTCGGGCGGCTGGCTGCAGTCCTCGCCGACGGTGCCCGGCCTCGGCTTCTGTCTGGGCACGCGCCTGCAGATGACGTGGTTGGACGAGGCGTCGCCGTCGGCCCTGACCCCGGGGAGGCGGCCGCGGACCACGCTCACCCCCACCCTCGTGCTGCGCGACGGCGAGCCCGTGATCGCGCTCGGCTCCCCCGGCGGTGACCAGCAGGACCAGTGGCAGCTGCTGTTCCTGCTGCGGGTGCTGGTGGGCGGGTACACGCCGCAGCAGGCGATCGACGCGCCGGCCCTGCACACGACGTCGTTCCCCGGCTCGTTCTGGCCCCGCACCTGGACGCCCGGCGGAGCCGTGGTGGAGGACCGGCTCGGTGACGACATCATCGCGGGCCTGGAGCGTCGCGGGCACGTCGTGACGCGGGCCGGAGACTGGGCGCTGGGGCGACTGTCCGCGGTCACCCGCGACCCGGCCACCGGCCTCCTCGGCGCCGCCGCCAACCCGCGGGGAGCGCAGGGTTATGCCGCGGGGCGCTGA
- a CDS encoding YidH family protein yields MTAKRFPQRVYRDGEEPDPRFSLANERTFLAWLRTALGMYAGAFALEALALPAATGWRVAAAGVFLVLGTLAAVQAWWGWSATETALRLGRPLPGLAVGGLLVVGLVVAVALVTIGVFV; encoded by the coding sequence ATGACCGCCAAGAGATTTCCGCAGCGCGTCTACCGCGACGGCGAGGAGCCCGACCCCCGGTTCAGCCTCGCCAACGAGCGCACCTTCCTGGCCTGGCTGCGCACGGCCCTCGGGATGTACGCGGGTGCGTTTGCGCTCGAAGCGCTCGCGCTGCCCGCGGCGACCGGTTGGCGCGTGGCGGCGGCCGGGGTCTTCCTGGTCCTGGGCACGCTCGCCGCGGTCCAGGCGTGGTGGGGCTGGTCCGCCACCGAGACGGCGCTGCGGCTGGGCCGGCCGCTGCCCGGGCTAGCCGTCGGCGGGCTGCTCGTGGTGGGTCTTGTGGTCGCCGTCGCGCTCGTCACCATCGGGGTGTTCGTGTGA
- a CDS encoding DUF202 domain-containing protein, with amino-acid sequence MSEEQGVFDPGLQTERTLLAWRRTCLAFGVASIVAMRFTVETAGVLAVFAGVVGAGLSVAAYVAAAIGYRRANRALRRTGSLDHGAAPIALATAAALVLGAACGTYLVLSALNP; translated from the coding sequence GTGAGCGAGGAGCAGGGCGTCTTCGATCCCGGGCTCCAGACCGAGCGCACCCTTCTCGCGTGGCGCCGCACGTGCCTCGCCTTCGGCGTGGCCAGCATCGTGGCGATGCGCTTCACCGTGGAGACCGCCGGTGTCCTCGCCGTCTTCGCGGGGGTCGTCGGCGCCGGGCTCTCGGTCGCGGCCTACGTCGCCGCCGCGATCGGCTACCGCCGGGCCAACCGCGCACTGCGCCGCACCGGCTCGCTGGACCACGGAGCGGCCCCGATAGCCCTGGCCACCGCCGCCGCGCTGGTCCTGGGCGCCGCCTGCGGAACCTACCTGGTCCTCAGCGCCCTAAACCCCTGA
- a CDS encoding HIT family protein has protein sequence MRELPPDRLFVSHEPSDYQCPFCQLQQGVFDERNRPTDVVGVSDLAHARISPKWWPANPGAVLVIPRGHYENLYDLPDDVGHAVWDLTRRVAVAMKQAYGCDGVSTRQHNEPDGDQDVWHLHVHVFPRYRGDQLYLRHLDAADVPASDRAPYADRLRASLELPTDFA, from the coding sequence ATGCGCGAGCTGCCTCCTGACCGCCTTTTTGTCAGCCATGAGCCCAGCGACTACCAGTGCCCCTTCTGCCAGCTGCAGCAGGGTGTGTTCGACGAACGGAACCGGCCCACCGACGTCGTCGGCGTGAGCGACCTCGCCCACGCCCGGATCTCGCCGAAGTGGTGGCCGGCAAATCCCGGCGCGGTTCTGGTGATCCCTCGCGGGCACTACGAGAACCTGTACGACCTACCGGACGACGTCGGGCACGCGGTCTGGGATCTGACCCGTCGAGTCGCCGTGGCGATGAAACAGGCCTACGGGTGCGACGGCGTCTCGACGCGGCAGCACAACGAGCCCGACGGCGACCAGGACGTCTGGCACCTGCATGTGCACGTCTTTCCGCGGTACCGGGGCGACCAGCTCTACCTGCGCCACCTGGACGCGGCCGACGTGCCTGCCTCGGACCGAGCACCCTATGCCGACCGGCTCCGGGCTTCCCTGGAACTCCCGACAGATTTCGCCTGA
- a CDS encoding PIN domain-containing protein: MAVVALCDANVLYPSTLRDVLIRVGRAQLVRPKWSEQILDETFRNLQANRPDLSADRLQRTRVLMNGALRDVLVTGHEELINTLDLPDVDDRHVMAAAITGGARVIVTKNLRDFPASALVPYGLIAEHPDDFLVGLLQDHASVLAAIVDAIARAWKNGDTEIVLKSLAVEAPRTADLIRGGPSDF; encoded by the coding sequence ATGGCGGTCGTAGCGCTGTGCGACGCCAACGTGCTTTACCCGTCGACGTTGCGTGACGTGTTGATCCGCGTCGGCCGGGCCCAGCTGGTGCGCCCGAAGTGGAGCGAGCAGATCCTGGACGAGACATTCCGGAACCTCCAGGCCAATCGCCCCGACCTTAGTGCAGACCGGCTGCAGAGAACTCGGGTACTGATGAACGGCGCTCTGCGGGACGTGCTAGTCACTGGGCATGAGGAACTGATCAACACACTCGACCTGCCGGATGTCGACGATCGGCATGTGATGGCTGCAGCGATCACCGGTGGGGCGAGGGTAATCGTGACCAAGAACCTCCGGGACTTCCCCGCATCTGCCCTTGTCCCGTACGGGCTGATCGCTGAACATCCGGACGATTTTCTGGTGGGCCTCCTCCAGGACCACGCATCCGTCCTCGCCGCGATCGTTGACGCGATCGCTCGCGCCTGGAAGAACGGCGACACGGAGATTGTGCTGAAGAGCCTTGCGGTTGAGGCTCCGAGAACCGCGGACCTCATTCGCGGTGGGCCGTCGGACTTCTGA
- a CDS encoding helix-turn-helix domain-containing protein, which translates to MSEATPVIPGPADAELARSALRALDAAAVAEGPVHLQFDEGADIVVPRSAISALAQVLAAFAHGEGVTVLPAQAELTTQQAADALNVSRPFLIGLLEQGKIAYRTVGTHRRVKASSLVEYMRADDAERLAAVDELSAETYDLGLT; encoded by the coding sequence ATGAGTGAGGCAACGCCTGTCATCCCCGGACCGGCTGATGCTGAGCTGGCTCGGTCTGCGCTGCGCGCACTGGACGCTGCAGCAGTCGCGGAGGGTCCAGTTCATCTCCAGTTTGACGAGGGCGCCGACATCGTCGTGCCGCGCTCGGCCATCAGTGCGCTCGCGCAGGTGCTTGCCGCGTTTGCGCACGGTGAAGGCGTGACCGTGCTGCCAGCGCAGGCAGAACTGACCACGCAGCAGGCTGCTGATGCCTTGAATGTGTCGCGTCCGTTCCTGATTGGGCTGCTGGAGCAGGGCAAGATTGCTTACCGCACGGTGGGCACGCACCGCAGAGTCAAGGCATCGTCGTTGGTCGAGTACATGCGCGCCGATGACGCGGAGCGCCTCGCTGCGGTCGACGAACTCTCGGCGGAGACCTATGACCTCGGTCTGACCTGA